The uncultured Trichococcus sp. DNA segment TCGCGATTGCGACAAAATTTTCTCCCGGGGTGAACAAGCCATCCAGCATCCATTGCGAGACGCCGATAGCCGTCAGTTCGCCCAGATGAGGCATCAAATCAAGGTCATTGTTGGCGAAGATGTGCGTTCCGTTGCGGTCCTGATAGATGGAATAATGGGAATCCACTTTTTTCGGCTCGGAAATGAACAACCCGCGCTCTTTGTTCACCGCTTCCTCTTTCTCGATGAAATTGAAATAGTTTTCAAGCAGGTTGCGTTTCGATTGGTGGATGCAAGTAGCGCCGTACACCAGCACTTCGACCGGCACCAACGCGCCCGGAATCAACTTCTTCATTTCCTCGAAAGGCACTTCGCGGGCCAGCACGGAACCGACCGCTCCCCTTTTCGCCCAGAAATTGATTTGTCTGCTTGACGTCACCATGACTTGTGCGTCATAACGGTACGGGATGAACAGATCCTGCTCCCGCATCACCTGCACTACGCCTGGGTCGCCCAACGTGATGCTGTCGACTTCCGCTTCACGCAGGAATTCCAGATATTCGGCCACTTGGTTGATCCGATCGTTATGGAAGATCGCGTTCACCGCGGCACTGACTTGCGCACCTTTTTCGTGCGCGTAGGCGATGACCTCCCGCTGTTCCTCTCTGGTGAAGGAATACGGCAAACGGAGTCCGTACTCATCCTCTCCTATATATAGTATATCTACACCGCAATCGACCAATTCCTTGGCTTGCGCTACTGACTCAGCTGTTGCAATCAGCTCGATCATCATACATTCCTCCCTTATTCGAGTTCCTTGATAAGATTATCACATTACTTATAAAAAGTGAATGACTGTTTTCCCTAAGTTTTCAGAAAATTGTTGTGCAAAACAACTACTGCTTGTTAAGGCAATCGTTTGGATCCGGCTTGCATAGAGCTATATCAGGCTCCCCGTATTCTTTCCCCCACCAAGAATGGTATAATATCAATTGTGAAAATGGATTGACATCCACCAACGCTCAGGAGGAACAGTATATGAAAAAACTTATCAACAGCCAACAGATGAAAAAAATCGATGCCTTTACGATCGATGAGATCGGCATCCCAGCCATGGTGCTGATGGAAAATGCGGCGAATCAGGTCGTCGCGGCCATGGAAGAACGCATCTCAAGAGAGGACATCATCCTGGTGATCTGCGGTTCAGGCAACAACGGCGGCGACGGACTGGCGGCAGCCCGAATTTTATTGAACCACAGCTTCCAGGTGGATGTATTCCTGATCGGCGAACGCGACAAATTGTCCGCTGAGTCCAAAAAACAACTCGACATTATCGAAAACTTGGACATGGTCATCTGGGATGACGTCAGCGAAATCAATTTCAAAGGCTACACCGTCTTGGTCGATGCGATTTTCGGCATCGGACTGGACAGGCCGGCCGAAGGGAAATACGCGGAGACGATCCAACTTATGAACGATTTCCACGGCTATGTCTTTGCTGTCGACATCCCATCCGGCATCTCCGCCGACAATGGACAAGTGCTGGGCACCGCTGTCCGGGCCGATGTGACCATCACTTTCGGGATCGAAAAAATCGGCCAACTGCTCTACCCCGGTTCCTTGCATACCGGAAAACTGATCGTCAGCGATATTGGTTTCCCGCCGAACGCGATGGATGTCATTTCTTCGAACGTGCTGTTCTATGATGAGAGTGATCTTTTTTCGTTGCCAAGGCGCGCGGCCTATTCGAACAAAGGCACTTACGGCCGGGTCGTGATCATCGCCGGATCCGCAAACATGAGCGGGGCTGCCTTCCTGTCCGCAAAAGCCGCCTACCGCACTGGCGCAGGTCTGGTCCAGATCGTCACACCGGAGGAGAATCGTGCCATCCTTCAGATGCAGCTGCCTGAAGCCATCCTGACGACTTATCAAACGGACGGGTTGGATCAGGAGAGCGAACGCCTGAAAATCATCGCCGCAGTTTCCTGCGCCGATGCGATTGTCCTCGGTCCCGGAATCGGAAAGTCCGATGCTGCCCGCACGGTAGTCGATCTGGTCCTCGAAAATAGCCAAATCCCTTTGATTGTTGATGCGGACGCCTTGAACATCCTTTCCGATCGTTACAACGATGCCTCTTTTCCGGGAACCGATTCCCGTGCCCGCATCAGCGCAGTGGCTCAGGCCGTTCCGGAGGGAAGCATCCTTACCCCTCACCTGAAGGAACTGGCGCGTCTTTTGGATCAGGATCTTGCGGAAATAAAAGCGGATCTCTTGGGGACTGCGGATTTTTGCACGGCTGATACGGATCTGACTTTTGTCATGAAGGATGCCCGGACTGTCGTGGCCCATCAGGATGAGCGTTTCATCAACGCGACCGGCAACAATGGCATGGCGACAGGCGGTTCGGGCGATGCCCTGACCGGCATCATCGCCGGCTTGTTGGCCCAAGGCTTGGCCCCTTCCGAAGCGGCCAAACTGGGCGTCTACATCCACGGTTTGGCGGGAGATATCGCAGCCCAGGAAAAATCTGAATACAGCTTGATGGCTTCCGATCTCATCGAAGCTTTACCGGCAGTATTGCGGTGACTCTTTACCGTAAAATAAACGAAACGCACAAGGAACCCGGCAGACCGCTGCCGGGTTCCTTGTGTGTTATTGATCAGATCAATGCGCGGATGACCTTCCCGTTGCTTCGGGATGCGGCGTTAGGAGCAGCTGGCCCTGTGTGAGTCCGCTCAGCTCCGGTGGCCGATCTGTTGGCCGGAGGAAACCTATTTTCAGGCGGCCGAACTCCGGCGAAGCCGAGTGGACCGGAGGTGACATTTTTGTGGGGGTCTCTCCTCCGGCGAAAGTTCCCTTCCCCGGAGGAAAAACTGATTCCTCGATTCCTGGCCTCCCCTTCTATTCCGTTTTCCCTTTGGAACTGCCTTGCTCTCCGGAAATGCGGAACACTTTTTCGCTGCGTTCGTATGGCACATCGGGAACGCCTTTACGGGCATTGGCGACCCGCGCGACGACAAACAGATAGTCCGAAAGACGGTTGATGAACTTCAGGACGAAAGGATTCACTTCATCCGGTTCCGCCTCCATGAAAGTCACGATCCGGCGTTCCGCATCCCGGGTTGTGGTCCGTAAAATGTGGAACCAGCTTGCCAGTTCCGTACCGCCTGGTATGATGAAATACTGGATTTCTTCCGGCTCTTCGCTGTAGCCATCGATTTTCTGCTCCAGCCAGTCGATGTGATCCTGCGCAAGCTTGTACTCCCGGTGCCCTTTCGGTATCGATAGATCGGAGGAACAATCGAACAGGAACTGCTGGATAAGCGCCATGTCCTCCTGGATATCCTCCCCGCAATCATTCTTCGTCCGGACCAACCCGAACCATGAGTTCAGACCATCCAGCGCGCCGAAAGTTTCGATCCTTTCGGCATTTTTCGGAAAAACTTTTCCGCCTCCGATGCGTGTATTGCCTTTGTCACCGGTGCGTGTGTAGATGCTGTATTTCATGTGTTTCCTCCTCTTAGTGCTGATCTTGTTCTGCCATTCTATCACAATTCAAGCAATTCCTCTCAAATGAACACCCCAACAATCGAACGACAGAATTTTCTGTAAATAGGACCTTTGCAGTATGGCATTCAACCGTAACTCTGGTAAACTAAAAGCAGAAAACCGTTATGCCGAAACACGGATCCGCTCCGATCACGGCATAAGAAAGGACAGCCTATGCAAAAAAAAGAAACGAAGCCAACAGTACCCGAAGATACGCGGCTCATCTCTTTCTTGGGCGGCAGGACGATCATCTTTATCCTGTCCACCCTTATCCTATTCGGCGTACTCATCTTCACGATGGATACCATTTCCTTCATCTTCAAACCGCTGCAGGTCATTTTTTCGACCATCGTTGCACCTGTGATTTTAGCAATTGTCTTCTATTATATCTTCAATCCGATGGTGACTTTCCTTGAAGGGAGGAGAATCAACCGGGGTATGGCGACAGCACTTGTCTTTGTCCTCTTCATTTTGATGCTGGTCTATGGGATTGTCCTTTTGGTTCCAATCTTGTCGAATCAACTGACGAATCTGGTCAATGAATTTCCTTCCTATATCGAACAGATGAATGTCTATTTCGACAGACTGCTCGCGAACAGTACTTTCAAGGACTATTACGAACAAGCGCAAAGTTGGTTGGACAACACAGTGGGCAGCATTCCTGAGCTGATCCTGGAATGGGTCGGCAACTCGAGCGAAAAAATCATGGATATTTTTTCCACCATTTCCAGCGTAGTGGTCGTGACTGTCACTTTCCCGGTCATCCTTTTCTTCATGCTGAAGGACCAGGAGAAGTTCAAACCTTTTGTCATGAAGAACGTCCCGCCTGTTTTCCGTGATGATATCGAAAAGATATCCAGACAGATGTCGGTTCAGGTCGGGTCCTATGTCCAAGGTCAGTTGCTTGTTGCGCTGAGTCTGGGCGCCTTGCTGATAGTCGGCTATCTGATCATCGGTTTGGATTATGCATTCGTCCTTGCGTTGATCGCTACCTTGACGGCGGTCATCCCTTTCATCGGTGCCACCATCGGGGTCATCCCGGCTTTGTTCGTTGCGGCCTTCACCTCCCCGGCCATGCTTTTGAAGATGGCCGTTGTCTGGGCCTTGGCGCAGTTCATCCAAGGCAACATCATCGAACCGAGCATCATGGGACGGAACTTGAAGATGCACCCATTGACGATCATCATCGTTTTGCTGATCATGGGCAATCTGCTCGGCTTGATCGGGATGATCTTGGGTGTGCCGCTGTTCGCGATGCTGAAAATTCTCCTCGAGCACGTCCTTGAGAAATTCAAGTTGCGCTACAATCGGTACTTCGGGGACGTAGCCGGTACATTTGAACTGGCGGAGGCTGATCCTGAGCCGATCAACGGCTCAACACCGGTCAAGGATTTCGCGACTGTTGATTTGGCCCAGGATGTTCAGGAAAACGAAAACGATACAGAAGAGCTATAATCAAAAAGGTTCGTGCCCCTTACGGGAATCACGAACCTTTTTTAACATATAGGAATTTATAAAATTTTCCAGAGTGAAAAGTGCATCACCGTAGGTGTTTCACAAGTTCGCAAAATGTTTCATGCACCTAAAATGATGTCCAGCTTCACGGGTTAGCCTTTCGGAAATTAGATAAATCTGTCCTATTGCGCTCTTCGATGCTCAGTCGGACAGATTTCCTAAATTTCTTTCAGGGCTGAACGAACCCGTTCAGCTTTTCTTACTACAGAAAATAGTTCCCTATCAGATACAGGAGGTAGAACACTATCAATATGCGCCCTTCTTTTCTGCTGATGACATCGCGTTTGTTGTTATAGGAAAAATAACCCAAAACCGCCAACAGAATAGCCAAGGCCGGAAAGTGGATCC contains these protein-coding regions:
- a CDS encoding peptidase U32 family protein; amino-acid sequence: MIELIATAESVAQAKELVDCGVDILYIGEDEYGLRLPYSFTREEQREVIAYAHEKGAQVSAAVNAIFHNDRINQVAEYLEFLREAEVDSITLGDPGVVQVMREQDLFIPYRYDAQVMVTSSRQINFWAKRGAVGSVLAREVPFEEMKKLIPGALVPVEVLVYGATCIHQSKRNLLENYFNFIEKEEAVNKERGLFISEPKKVDSHYSIYQDRNGTHIFANNDLDLMPHLGELTAIGVSQWMLDGLFTPGENFVAIAKLFVEAREALAEGSWTEALAERLDAELHALHPANRELDSGFYSKDPNEVV
- a CDS encoding cob(I)yrinic acid a,c-diamide adenosyltransferase is translated as MKYSIYTRTGDKGNTRIGGGKVFPKNAERIETFGALDGLNSWFGLVRTKNDCGEDIQEDMALIQQFLFDCSSDLSIPKGHREYKLAQDHIDWLEQKIDGYSEEPEEIQYFIIPGGTELASWFHILRTTTRDAERRIVTFMEAEPDEVNPFVLKFINRLSDYLFVVARVANARKGVPDVPYERSEKVFRISGEQGSSKGKTE
- a CDS encoding AI-2E family transporter; translation: MQKKETKPTVPEDTRLISFLGGRTIIFILSTLILFGVLIFTMDTISFIFKPLQVIFSTIVAPVILAIVFYYIFNPMVTFLEGRRINRGMATALVFVLFILMLVYGIVLLVPILSNQLTNLVNEFPSYIEQMNVYFDRLLANSTFKDYYEQAQSWLDNTVGSIPELILEWVGNSSEKIMDIFSTISSVVVVTVTFPVILFFMLKDQEKFKPFVMKNVPPVFRDDIEKISRQMSVQVGSYVQGQLLVALSLGALLIVGYLIIGLDYAFVLALIATLTAVIPFIGATIGVIPALFVAAFTSPAMLLKMAVVWALAQFIQGNIIEPSIMGRNLKMHPLTIIIVLLIMGNLLGLIGMILGVPLFAMLKILLEHVLEKFKLRYNRYFGDVAGTFELAEADPEPINGSTPVKDFATVDLAQDVQENENDTEEL
- a CDS encoding NAD(P)H-hydrate dehydratase, whose translation is MKKLINSQQMKKIDAFTIDEIGIPAMVLMENAANQVVAAMEERISREDIILVICGSGNNGGDGLAAARILLNHSFQVDVFLIGERDKLSAESKKQLDIIENLDMVIWDDVSEINFKGYTVLVDAIFGIGLDRPAEGKYAETIQLMNDFHGYVFAVDIPSGISADNGQVLGTAVRADVTITFGIEKIGQLLYPGSLHTGKLIVSDIGFPPNAMDVISSNVLFYDESDLFSLPRRAAYSNKGTYGRVVIIAGSANMSGAAFLSAKAAYRTGAGLVQIVTPEENRAILQMQLPEAILTTYQTDGLDQESERLKIIAAVSCADAIVLGPGIGKSDAARTVVDLVLENSQIPLIVDADALNILSDRYNDASFPGTDSRARISAVAQAVPEGSILTPHLKELARLLDQDLAEIKADLLGTADFCTADTDLTFVMKDARTVVAHQDERFINATGNNGMATGGSGDALTGIIAGLLAQGLAPSEAAKLGVYIHGLAGDIAAQEKSEYSLMASDLIEALPAVLR